In Siniperca chuatsi isolate FFG_IHB_CAS linkage group LG24, ASM2008510v1, whole genome shotgun sequence, the DNA window TGAAGGATGAACTGGCCCGCTGCAGGGAGTCCGGTCAGAACTTAACCAGAGATGTCTGACGATCCAGGAATGTTTGTTGAGAAACCAGATGAATGACAAATTGaacatgaagttgaatgtggtTCTGAAATATAAGCAAATAATACAGAAAGTACATTAATAAGCATCAGTATAATTACACCATTACACAGGCCGCAGTCTATCAGTGTACGTAGAATTTACATTGCTCTACAGGCAACAGATCGGCATTTGACCATCAATGTTACCACTAGCATTATTTACCGAAGCTGTTGTGGCTGCCAGCGTACAGAACAATATAAACAAGAGTTCCCTTCATTTCCATGTAATAAAGGCTGAGGTAGAACTGGCATAGACGGCATGCTAACATAATGCACATtaacacaaacaacattttgctgttaatccTCTTCATCtgttcaaatgaacacaaaacatgaaaaacattcagCTTTGTTCTCAAACGGTTATTTAAAAGAAGCTGTCTAACAGGGTGGAATCACCACTGTGGGTTTTCCACGAAGgcaaacacactctctcacatcTGTATCCGATCATTTGGACTGCAGAATGTTTTTCATGATGTTTCCTCTGGTGGGAGCAGCAGGAAGGAAACACACCTCCAAGCGATAGACCCCTCCGCTTCACGTCCAGCTCGCCAAACGCTGTCTGAGCTTATTTGACGACGGTGACCACATGACCCTAATACATGAAAGAGCGTGGCctataaaataatcaaagaaTAGTTTGATTGTTTTATAGTTTTCTGGCTTATAGTTCTTGTGGAAGTGGATTACTTCAAacacatcaacaaaaaaaaggtcagtaaagtaaaaaaagtatatttaatGAGCGttattctgtgtttatgtgataaAGAAGACCTTGATCTATAATTGAAGCCATTTGTTCTAAATATTTGACGCgtttcaaagaaaatatgagGAAGTAATTCATGGGGACAGAAATGTTGCTGCATAACAAGAAGGACCCAGgtgggagagcaggagagggatcGAAGACTGAAGCAGCTGAGAATATAAGGATTCAAATAAGGAAAAGACTTGACGAAGCCAGATTTAATGCTGACAGAGATTTCTAtgacagtttgtctgtttttccttttttacgTGGAGAACTGAAGTGCTGAGCGCTGCAGGGCCCCAGTACAGCTGGTTAATAACAGCTGGCCTCCACAGCTTCAGGTCCTCCCTCTCCTTTGCAGCAGCATCCAAAGTTTCCTGTAGACCGCtttcacagcagaaacacaatgtTCAAAAAGAAAACGTCATTACAGCAACAGCCGACCTGAAGGGAACTACCGACAGCCCTGTGAGAGGAGTTCATTCAGTTATCTGTTCATGACTGAGCTCATAGTGTTGGGTTGTACAGGACTGCATCACACTGagagctgtttctaaggttttGTGATCCAAAAAGatccaaattaaaataaagaattgtCTTTTTACTCAATAATACCAAATGTGGTCGCACATATTTGGGTGAACCACACATGTCTGCGTGCTGAAAGAGGACGTGCTGGtctgacccccctcctcctttcagggTGGAGCCCGGTGGAGTCCGATGGCTGAGACCAGGTCTgaggaagtgtaagtgtgtttttactttgattcatgaaaacaaagcagcacacattcagccatcttcaaactgtgacatcactcattCACGTCTCTGATGTCGTCATCAAACAGATGATAGATtaataactgcagctgtgttgtgtctcgttctctccatcagattcctgtgaactcacactcgacacaaacacagtgaacagTAGGATCAAACTGTCTGACGACAACAGGAAGGCGACACATGTGGAGGAGGATCAGCCATATCCTGATCATCCAGACAGGTTTGACTGCTGGGAAcagctgctgtgtagaaatggtctgactggtcgctgttactgggaggtcaagtggagaggaagggtatttatatcagtgagttacagagaaatcagcaggagaggaggcagTGAAGACTGTTTGTTTGGATTGAATGATCAGTCCTGGAGACTGAGCTGCTCTGTTGTTGGTTACTCTGTCTGGCACAATAACAGAGGAacatccatctcctcctcctcctcctcctcctcctctggtagagtagcagtgtatgtggactgtcctgctggcactctgtccttctacagagtctcctctgacacactgatccacctccacaccttcaacaccacattcactgaacctctttatcctggcTTTGGGTTTGGGTTCTGGTCCTGGTCtggttcctcagtgtctctgtgttctctgtaggagggagagtctcctcctgttagagaaacacatcagttgAGTCTGTACAGGATCACAGCTACAGAAATCTTTCAGGTTATTGTCATAAATTCATCAATGAACTCAAAGTGATTTTCAAAGTTTCTCCATCTAACAGCTGGAAATAAAGCCCAACATTTTCATGCTCACGGTTGTTTTCTTGGATTAACgacatttaaaaaggaagaagtcACATTTGGCATCATCATGAAAACTGAGCTGATCCTAAAGACTGTTATTATATTTGgtcaattattttcactttcctttcatttctgaagctcatgaagaagaaaagattgtTAAATATGACCATTAATCTTCTCTCTGGAAACGTCtagtatttatttctgtaatatGGTTTTTGTATGGCGTTGCCGGGGGAACCGCTGCCTTCATCAACACTGATCTAAGAAAATATGAAacctgctgaaaacaaaaaggttaGTTTGTAATATGAGACCACCATAACAACCAGTCACATTGAGTGTGTACCATTAGTGTCGTCACggtaacagcagcagtgatcgACAGGTTGTGGAAGTTGCTGATGGTTGCCACAGCGATGAAGGTGATTTCAGGCTGTCATGTGACCTCTGAAGCGAAGACAGGCTTTCCACTGTAAACTTGTTCCACTTCCAGTCCTTTAAAGATGGCCGCTCTGATCATTAAATGGTGGAAATGCTGTTGACTTGTTCCTTCTGTCACGTGTTGTTTTGAATTCTGGCTCTTGTTCCAATAAAAGCAGAAcgttactgtgagtgtgtttgttgtctttctcAGGTCAGGACCACTGACatgatattatataatataatattgagGTAGACTGGTGTGCAGTAGTGATACAATTAATACATTGTCATGTAAACAGGTTGTGCAATAATgtaaaaacttatttttgtatctctgcagagAGAAACTGAACAAATATCTTGTAAACAACTTGATTCTTTACACAGATGTAGATCTGTTTTCAAAGTATTTAAAGACGAACTGtcatctttttaaaatcctCGACACATGAACAGGAAGAAGTGATTAAAACTACACAACGCCCTGGAGATGTATTTTAAGTCCTCCTTCTTTAACACCTTCAGTAGACACATCACTTACTTTGATTATTTTACTTCCTGTGGCAGTCACTGTTCTCACTACtggttttattctgaaattggAGAGGGCTTCCTGTCAGAACAGCCTCtgctgctattattttgaaactCCCACCGGATCTCCAGGTGTCGTTTATATGTCGTCCACTTCCGGACTCTCACCGACTGTCCTTCAGACAGTGAGCCCGACCATGAGCGCTCTTCTGCGGGCTGCGCGTGTGCTCCTCCTCGGCCTCCTCTGGGTCTCCCTCTCCCCGTCCTCCTCCTGCCGGGTCCGGATCCCGCCTCACGACCAGGTGGCCCGGGTCGCCCGCTTCGTCGCCCACCAGTGTGACTGGGCCTCCATGGCCACCATCTCCAGCCACAAGCCCGTGGTGGGACAGCCGTTCTCCAACGCCTTCTCGGTCAGCGACGGGCCGGAGGGCTCCAGCTCCGGGGTGCCCTACATGTACCTGACCCGGATGGAGATCTCCGTGCAGGACCTGGAGGTAAGCTTCCAGTAGTCCATCTTACTGTTTGTAGTGTTTAAAAGTATCCTAAAGAAAGCAACAGAGACTTTTAAGGTCAAACAGTGATCTCCTGTAGTATCTATACAAAACTCCCATAGGGATTGTTAGTGTTTAAAGTATCAAAGACCTCAGTGCAAATTATTAAAACTGTTGTTAACAAGTTAGACTAGAAACAGTACCATACAATACTTCTAAAGGGATTCATAGTATTTTAAGTAACATAGACTTTACTAACAACTATAGAGGCTTCCATGaatattgtttaatattttttcttattattttagttCCACAGCTTTATATCAGTGTCTGCAGTGTTCACAACTATTACAAATAAAGTttcataaacatttaaataccTCCAGTGGTAGTTCTTTAACAGTGATATGGGAGTTGTAGCGTTCAAAAAATTATCATAgacttttgttattttagtaATAACACAGTTACAAAACCTAAATCTGTGATTCAGATTTTGCAGATTGTGACTTTTTGGTACTTTTGTTCTTATTGTTGTGTTTAAGAGTCGCTTTTATGTTGTGCGTTTGGTCACATTATTAGAAACGTGCAGTTTAGGATTTATGCAACAGCAGAGGCTCCGCCATGACTCAGCAGTTCCTTCACAGAGTGACTCAGCAGTTAAAGTCAAATGTCAGAGCCAGGAAGTCATGTGACAGGAATCCACTGAGTGACGAACGCAGCAGAAACGTACAGACAGTGAAACGTTTTATTAGTCTGTTGATGTCAGACCAATAAAACCAAAGTCAGGTGATGTAATTAGTGTCATTTCAAGTGTGAAAACTGAGTAGATGTCAGTTGAAGTGTCCGGTGAAAGGAGATGCAGCGGCGGCTTCAGTgtacagcggtgtgaaaaagtgtttgcccgcttcctgatttcttatttttttgcatgtttgtcacttaaatgtttcagatcatcaaacaaatttaaatattagtcaaagataacacaagtaaacacaaaatgcagtttttaaatgaaggttgttattaagggaaaacaaaatccaaacctacatggccccgtgtgaaaaagtgattgccccctaaacctaataactggttgggccacccttagcagcaacaactgcaatcaggcgtttgcgataacttgcagtttttaaaatttcaaaaaaatCTTGCTGGCCTGTTTGTGGAGGGCAGTCTGAAGATGCATTCttattgttgtgtttaaaaGTCGCTTTCATGTTGTGCGTTTGGTCACATTATCAGAAACGTGCAGTTTAGGATTTATGCAACAGCAGAGGCTCTGCCATGACTCAGCAGTTCCTTCACAGAGCGACTCAGCAGTTAAAGTCACATGTCAGAGCCAGGAAGTCATGTGACAGgaagccaaaaacaaacaaacaaacaaacaaaatccaaacctacatggcccagtgtgaaaaagtgattccccccctaaacctaataactggttgctccacccttagcagcaacaactgcaatcaagcgtttgcgataacttgcaatgagtcttttacagcactgtggaggaattttggcccactcatctttgcagaattgttgtaattcagccacattggagggttttcaagcatgaactgcccttttaaggtcatgcc includes these proteins:
- the creg1 gene encoding protein CREG1, producing MSSTSGLSPTVLQTVSPTMSALLRAARVLLLGLLWVSLSPSSSCRVRIPPHDQVARVARFVAHQCDWASMATISSHKPVVGQPFSNAFSVSDGPEGSSSGVPYMYLTRMEISVQDLEVNPQASLSMSLAQTDYCRQQGFDPQSPLCAHIILSGSVMEVNGTEADFAKKALFSRHPEMIDWPSDHNWFFAKFNITQVWVLDYFGGVKTVTPEEYFQATPHRKHH